In the genome of Lathyrus oleraceus cultivar Zhongwan6 chromosome 4, CAAS_Psat_ZW6_1.0, whole genome shotgun sequence, the window ggtaattatacacataagtattatcacagaaggttttgtcagatcacatgacattttcgtgtcttgggtagcagtgatgtgttgctagataccgctcactgtttattatgttaaatacatgattgccaacgccgcgaaaacctacagagtcacacacaaaggacggattgatgagagataggataagtaaggaataccgtaaggtacggtgcccttaagtgagttatggaacatcgtaaggtacggtgtacttgagtagaatacgaaatatggtaaggtaccatgggcttaagtgattttgggcatattataagatatgggccaaaatacacttaagtgggcttttagcttgaagcccacacaagtggttctataaatagaacccttgtgcagaagcaaaaatttgcggttgcattcttttcgttttctctctctctctctctctctctctctctctctcttactcaaagccttcattcgtaccagctagcactgagattgaaggaaaccgttcgtgtggactgagtagagacgttgtcatcgttcaacgttcgtgatcgtttagtggatctgcatcaaagggtttgatcgtcacaagagatctgcatcaaagggttttgatcgtcagaagagatcttcaccaaaggtttcaaccgtcataagaggtaaatattctatcactgatcatgaccattcgtaaggatctctaaaggagaaatttttaatttccgctgcgctttgggtcgcaattctccttcagtggtatcagagccacttacgaaaccatgactcggatagctgtttaaatttctgtattaatatgattaaaagacagaaagaatcaattaattaaacgggcaattaaatttggcatcatgagtgtataagttggatgattgatgttgactatgcttcggaatccgacattagtatggtgaagcagcgatacatcgatcgtccataggttacacaattgagaccgatcaacttatatatgatataagtaatcctaatgcaaagtacggtatatgtgatatactgtttctgtttcattcactcgaacactaaatgattgttttcctttgagcgatcaatggtcatttgctttggaatccgacattagtatggtgaagcaatgacctgttgatcaatcatactgaatcaacaatcgaggtgtgtttgacggtatgaaattggcgcattagggttggtgacggcgcaagggttgtgccgtcaaggagttgtgaatttagggtttttttggaagaggtccgtagactgtttcaaagtcctattattttggctgcgtgaagcttgtgtgacgagcgtgttgactgtttcaaagtttgttactTTGGCTGCGTGAggctcgtgtgacgagcgtaacaagcgtaacaaactggatgtgtgacggtcgtaacacacccatgacggtcgtcacactcgGCTTTTCTTTTTTtacctgtgacggtcgtaacgtgccctgtgacgctcgtcacactcacatggcctgtgacgctcgtcacacgcctgtgacggtcgtcacactcccagagtcaaaattttggggtttctgATTTTGTGCCtacgcaagagttgtgttgatgcaaaaacaatgtccatttcaaatgaattgttcattaaaattttggacaggggcgctgcccctccaaccccgcaagggcgctgccccttgaccccgtccgctgatcgctcagcggaaccaccgtccgctgaccgggcagcggaacccccggcaaactctgcgtaatgtgatcggtcgccgaaatttaatttggttttaattaattaaaggaattaaaattaataataataatgtgtttgttattattgccttgttgtgatcagttatggccttagtcttccgttattttgttttgggtttttaaatacgacctgcgtgtcgtgcctctccttttgatctcttaatgtaacttcttttctcatctcaaaccctcgtatgtaaaacgagtttcttctggaatgtaatgatatgaagaaagagaagaattcaagatcaaaggaggacaaccttgaagatcttgcttggagaagcttagagaagaattcaatactaaaggagggacaaccttgaagatcttgcttggagaagcttagatcgttattaggttagcttaggttctctcattggcttgggagaacaattgcgctaggggccataactgtttcattgtgtatgtatgttgatgcatgtgtatgtatgttgatgcatgtgagagacgatttatatgataaataagccggtgagatcataacaattgcaattccctcaaactaaaatattaagtttatgctttccaagttttagcactcatcaagactagtatcgaataatgtaggtttcgccaaagcgaggtgcatgttttatATTGGTAtggtgcgatgggataattgtaatatccaactgctaaaacaatgggtcaaacttaactaaacaaattatgagaatattatatatgtttgctttccaagttttagcactcatcaagactagtatcgaataatgtaggtttcgccaaagcgaggtgcatgttctatattggtaaggtgcgatgggataattgtaatatccaactgctaaaacaatgggtcaaacttaattataattttcttatatatgtttagaagcaagagttgggaatgatccatatgatggattggaataaggagttattcacccaactgaaatttcgagagttgtatgagatacaattggaaggagttcctacctaaataacctagttttgtgtaatccgcctacgcggacttagaacgaagtgaaatagggatctcgacccactagaaaatcttccaacgggattttccgaatcaaatgatgagggtcatttgttttgagtaaaatagtgggagcatatttgattaaaggcctaattaaatatgtcaatgatacttatattttcttaatccttatgtagataaccatgacagcaaacacttctaacaacatcttgcgatcaatccttgacaaggaaaaattgtctgggacaaattttctggattggcaccgaaacctgaggattgtcctcaaacatgataaaaagctgtatgtcttggagacacctgttcctgaagaggaacctcctagttctgcacctaaggcagaaagagatgcttataagaagcatgtcgatgatgccaatgaaactgcttgtctcatgctagctaccatgaactcagaattgcaaaagcaacatgagaacatgtcagcgttcgatatgatcgaacacctgaagttgctctatcaagagcaagcaaggcatgagaggtttgaagtttcaaaagcccttttccaaagcaagttagcagaaggagcccctgtaggtccccatgtactcaagatgattgggtatgtggaaaaccttgagagattgggttttcccctcgaaaaggaacttgcaactgatgtgatcttgcaatcgttgccagatggattcagtcaatttgtcctaaatttcaatatgaataatatggacaaatctcttcctgaactgctcgccatgttaagaactgccgagcagaatctgaagtcaaaagggaagtccattctgatgatcggaaatggaaagagacagaacaaaaggcccactaagcagagtgataaggggaagggcaaggaagttgcaaatcccagacccactgctgctttgaagcctagtggaggcatagcaaaagaaggcacctgcttccattgcggtaagaccggacactggaagagaaactgcccaaagtacctggaagataagaagaatggagtagagacttcaacttcaggtatttttgttattaattcatctacttatgcatcatgagtattagatactggatgcggttctcacacttgtacaaatgtgcaggggctgaaagggagtagagatttggcaaaaggtgaaatgacctacgagttggcaatggagcaaaggttgctactttagccgtaggatcttattaactttacctagtggttttataattcagttagagaactgttattatgtatctgcaattagcaggaatattgtttccatttcttgtttggacaagtttggtttttcatttataataaagaacaattgttgctcaatttatttgaatgatatattctatgctactgcacaaatgagcaatggactatatgtccttgatctcataatgccaacttataacattaatactaaaaggatgaaacctaatgagttaaatccatgatgagtcacgttgatcttccaaactccatttgcggacatgcactattgacaacagcttacacacttaaccgtattccatccaaaaggttaataagacaccatatgagatatggagtggtaagaaaccacatatgtcttacatgaagatttggggttgcgaggtttatgtgaaacgacaaatttcaactaagcttgagcccaaatctgacaaatgcttatttgtggggtatcctaaagaaacaagaggacattatttctacaatccttctgagggcaaagtgtttgtcgctcgaacttgagttttcctagaaagggattttatttccaaaggaatcagtgggaggaaagtagaacttgaagaaattcaagaatcacaaagtatcgatacacctatggaggaattagagcaggaaacacaagtagttgtgtaagagcaacctgctcaagtagaacaagaccagcgtaggtcaggcaggatacgtcacctgACTAAGACatatggatatctgatctaggtgatgtattactcatggatcaagatgagcctgtgacctactcacggaatcttcgttttgatgatatggattcatcaagaacgaagatgagccttgtgtctacaagaaggttagtgggagcatgatcgttttcctcgtattatatgtagatgacatattacttattggaaacgatatccctaccctgcaacaagtaaagttttgggtggggaaatgcttttctatgaaggacctaggtgaagcagcctatatatattaggaatcagaatctatagagatagatcataaaatgcttggcctaagccagagtacatagacaaggtgctgagacgctttaatatgaatgattccaatggttatgtattttgctgaaatggtggcgctgtgagcttgaaaagttcaaagcaagatacagttgttgattctacaaccgaggccgagtaaattgctgcctcaaatgcagaatagggagttgtttggatcaaagagttcattagtgaacttggcatagtccctagcattgtggatcccattggtctctattatgataacaatggtgctatcgcacaagctaaggagcctagatctcaccgacgatccaaacacatacttaggcgttgtgtgaaaatatgaaaagtacctacacttgacaatatagttgacccactgacaaagcctcttgcgcagcagaagcatgatggccatactagatcaatgggcatacggggtatgcctgattggctctagtgctagtgggagattgttggtgtaagccctagaggccaatacattttggtacttgtatcgaataataaaaggcattctctttattatggttgattaataaagtccctggaatagatagtccgtttaatgtattaagtgtgacttaatcatgagaacacattgaacataaggacactattcctaaagtatccgtagtcgagctttagtgtgaagtgggataacattaaagcattaagactattatgtttgtagactgatgatcacatctcatggatcatggataaagagttatcaagtcttaaacataggtatgaatattaggagtaatatttataccggattgacccgctatgagaatactatatagaacgttatgcaaagtgtcataagttattctcatggtgataatagtgtattccactcttcgacctgaaaccactatggatcctaggtgtggagtcgagtgctttattgctgatccaacgttgtccgtaactagataaccataaagacagttgatgggtactccacgaagcatgctgagggacatgagtgacctagatggaatttgcccatcctgcataacaggataaatgtctatgggcccaatattgaactggacaaggatgacacggtctatgccttgtgttcaatatagacataagggcaaaagggtaattatacacataagtattatcacagaaggttttgtcagatcacatgacattttcgtgtcttgggtagcagtgatgtgttgctagataccgctcactgtttattatgttaaatacatgattgccaacaccgcgaaaacctacagggtcacacacaaaggacggattgatgagagataggataactaaggaataccgtaaggtacggtgcccttaagtgagttatggaacatcgtaaggtacggtgtacttgagtagaatacgaaatatggtaaggtaccatgggcttaagtgattttgggcatattataagatatgggccaaaatacacttaagtgggcttttagcttgaagcccacacaagtggttctataaatagaacccttgtgcagaagcaaaaatttgcggttgcattcttttcgttttctctctctctctctctctctctctctctcttactcaaagccttcattcgtaccagctagcactgagattgaaggaaaccgttcgtgtggactgagtagagacgttgtcatcgttcaacgttcgtgatcgtttagtggatctgcatcaaagggtttgatcgtcacaagagatctgcatcaaagggttttgatcgtcagaagagatcttcaccaaaggtttcaaccgtcataagaggtaaatattctatcactgatcatgaccattcgtaaggatctctaaaggagaaatttttaatttccgctgcgctttgggtcgcaattctccttcaattaTCGTACTTtgtgttatatatatatatatatatatatatatatatatatatattatcgTGTATAATTTATTTAAAATGTCAAAAAGCTGTGTTTTTTTTTTCTAAATCTCAAAACTTCCTACcagatttttcaaaaattttAGAAAATTTGGTTTGTACCCAATTTTTCAAAATATAGGGTTAAATACACTTTACCCCCCTGTAATGTTAGCGAGTTTAGGGTTACCCCCctgtaaaaatattttttgtaaacCCCCCCTTATGTTATGTAGATTCCTTCATAGAACCCCCTTAATATCCAGGTGGCATGGAATCTAATAAGAGGTCCTACACCTggcatatttttaattttgttaaagTGATTATGTGTCATTTTACACTTTGCCATTTCAAATTCCCCCTTAGAAAATTAGGGTTCTGAACATAGATGAAGATGACCTCAGGGAAGACGAAGATGAAGACGAAGATGAAGATGACCGCAGTGAAGACGAATATGAAGATGAAGACGACCgcagtgaagacgaagatgaagacAACCTCAGCGAATACGAAGAAGCGATCCAGCTCAGTGAAGACGAGCTCAGTGAAGTGTCCAAAGTCCGAGGTTAGTAAAAATTTGAAGTTCATCAATGTCGTAGGGTAAAACCTTGAAATCAACAATCTTTGACATGTGGGTATAATATATTGACAGGATTCACAACACTTTAGTGTTACACTCCACCATGGGGGTGAATTTTACAGGGTTTCTGAAGAAGAAATTATATACAGAGGGGGTATGGATACGACAGTTAATGGGATACATGTTTCAAATTGGAACATGGATAACATTGAGAAGTTGTTGAGTAGGTTAGGGTATAAGGCTGATTGTGTTAGGGTATGGACAAAAGTTTTAGAAATTCAAGATGGTTTTTTTCTGATTAGGAAAGATGATGATGCTGTTGATGATGTTGCTCTATACTTAAGTGTTATGAATGTGAAAGGAGATTTGTATGTTGAACATAGTACTGGGAACATGGACCCTGCTGATAGGGAACctaaatgtgtgaatgatgatgaccACCCCCCTGATAATGGAATTGTTCGGTTAGATGAGGAGAAGGTAGAGGGGTTAGATGACAGTGAAGATGAAAGAGCTACTGCTTACTTTGATGGTTTTGAAGGAATAGACGTTACTAAGCCTATTAGGGAGGAGTTTGATGGTTTTGAAGGAATAGATGTTACTAAGCCTATTAGGGAGGAGTTTGATGGTTTTGAAGGAATAGATGTTACTAAGCCTATTAGGGAGGAGCCCAATAACAGTAAGGAGGAGCCCATTAACAGTAAGGAGGAGCCCAATAACAGTAAGGAGGAGCCCAATAACAGTATGGATTCAGATGATGTATACTATAGTGATGAGTTGAATAGTTCTGACCCAGATGATTCTTGTGATGAAGAAAGGCCCAAGTATGCTAGGTTTAGGAAAGAGCATCTAAACAAAGACTTTATATTCAAGTGGGGTATGGAATTCAACACACTTGATGACTTTAGGGCAGCTATCCGTGAGTGGTCAGTGCTTAATGGGAGGGAAATTTCTTTTGTGAAAAATGAGGGAGATAGGGTAAGGGTGGTGTGTAAGCATAAATGTGGGTTTTTAGTCTTATGCTCTAAGGTGGGCCACAAGGAGACTTTTGCTATAAAAACACTTGTACATAAGCACACATGTGCTAGGGTTTTGAACAACAAGTCTGCTAGCTCAAAGTGGGTGGCCAAGCATGTGGTAAAGAGGATGCAAACTTCTGATACAGTCAGGATAAGAGACATCATCCAAGATATGAGGCAAACATATTCTGTGGGTATTACTGTTGCAAAAGCATGGAGGGCTAAGCTAATTGCCAAGAAGATAATTGAAGGTGATGCTGACAATCAGTATGCTTCCATATGGAGGTATGCAGAAGAACTAAGAAGGGTAAACCATGGCAACACTGTGAAGATAAATGTAGAAAGACCTAGTCCATCCATACAACCAAGGTTTCGGTcattttatttctgttttgatggCTGTAAGAAAGGCTTTATTCATGGATGCAGACCATTTGTGGGGGTTGATGGATGTCACTTAAAGACCAAGTATGGTGGACAGTTACTTATTGCTGTAGGCAGGGATGCTAATGATCAATACTTCCCTTTGGCATTTGGTGTGGTTGAAAATGAAACCAAGGAGAGTTGGAGATGGTTTATACAACTACTAATGGAGGACATTGGTCAGGATAGAAGATATGTATTTATCTCTGATCAACAGAAGGTATGTATTTAACTCTATCTTTCTGTTGCAAATTATTCTATTCTCTAAATGATGTTAATCTATAGAGAAGAAATGTACAGTAGTGAAGGATGAAAGTCCGTGCATACtatataaaaaagaaaaaagaaaagaaaactGTAACAATGAACTCAGGAGACACATTGAGACATAACAAGTTTCGATTGAGACACATTGAGACAGAATTGTAGACAGAAAACTGTAACATTGAGACAGAAAACTGTAAGAAAATAAAACTGTAACAATGAACTGTAACAAGAAAACTATAGTAAAAAGTATAGTAAAAAGTAGACAGAATTGTAGACATGTAACATTGAGTTATAACAAGTTTCGATTCTGTTATAATTGTATACAGACATTAGTAACTGATTCTGGTCTGTAATAGAACCTGAGCATCTAACTAAGAGATTCTGTAACAGAATCTAAACATACCAGCTCCTAAAAATTTCTATTTTGTATCAGGGACTTGTGGCTGTATTTGAAGAATTGTCTGATACTATTGAGCATAGATTATGTCTTAGGCACTTGTATGCTAATTTCAAGAAAAGGTTTGGTGGAGGAGCCCTTATTAGAGATTTAATGATGGGAGCTGCTAAAGCCACATACTATCAGGCATGGGTCCAAAAGATGAATGAATTGAAGAATGCAGATCCGAATGCTTGGACTTGGTTGATGGCTGTTCCTACCAAAAGCTGGTGTAAGCATGCCTTTTCTTTTTACCCTAAATGTGATACATTGATGAATAATATCTCAGAGTCTTTTAATGCTACCATTCTAGCTGCTAGGGACAAACCTATACTCACAATGTGTGAGTGGATAAGAAAATATCTGATGAATAGGTTATCCACCTCTGCAAGTAAACTAGAAAATTGGCCACATAAGGTGATGCCAATACCTAGGAGAAGGTTAGATAATGAGGTGTTGAATAGTGGTCATTGGTTGCCAACATGGTCAATTGCTGAGACTTTTCAGGTTACACATAGTTACAACACACATGAATTTATTGTTGACATTGCTAAAAGGTCATGTAGTTGTAATTTTTGGGAATTAGTAGGAATTCCATGTAGGCATGCTGTAGCTGCTCTGAGTTATAGAAAGCAAAACCCTGATGAATTTGTTGATGCTTGTTACACAAGAGAAAAGTTTGCACTATGTTATGGATTTTCAGTAAGTCCAATCAATGGTCAAGATATGTGGCCAGAAGTTGAGATGGAACCACCTCTACCACCTGCATATAAAAATGGTCCTGGTAGACCTAAGAAGATTAGGATAAGAGAAAGTGGAGAGGATGGTGCAAGGAAGAGAAGATCTGGTGTTGCATATAAGTGCACC includes:
- the LOC127135822 gene encoding uncharacterized protein LOC127135822, whose translation is MKMTSGKTKMKTKMKMTAVKTNMKMKTTAVKTKMKTTSANTKKRSSSVKTSSVKCPKSEDSQHFSVTLHHGGEFYRVSEEEIIYRGGMDTTVNGIHVSNWNMDNIEKLLSRLGYKADCVRVWTKVLEIQDGFFLIRKDDDAVDDVALYLSVMNVKGDLYVEHSTGNMDPADREPKCVNDDDHPPDNGIVRLDEEKVEGLDDSEDERATAYFDGFEGIDVTKPIREEFDGFEGIDVTKPIREEFDGFEGIDVTKPIREEPNNSKEEPINSKEEPNNSKEEPNNSMDSDDVYYSDELNSSDPDDSCDEERPKYARFRKEHLNKDFIFKWGMEFNTLDDFRAAIREWSVLNGREISFVKNEGDRVRVVCKHKCGFLVLCSKVGHKETFAIKTLVHKHTCARVLNNKSASSKWVAKHVVKRMQTSDTVRIRDIIQDMRQTYSVGITVAKAWRAKLIAKKIIEGDADNQYASIWRYAEELRRVNHGNTVKINVERPSPSIQPRFRSFYFCFDGCKKGFIHGCRPFVGVDGCHLKTKYGGQLLIAVGRDANDQYFPLAFGVVENETKESWRWFIQLLMEDIGQDRRYVFISDQQKGLVAVFEELSDTIEHRLCLRHLYANFKKRFGGGALIRDLMMGAAKATYYQAWVQKMNELKNADPNAWTWLMAVPTKSWCKHAFSFYPKCDTLMNNISESFNATILAARDKPILTMCEWIRKYLMNRLSTSASKLENWPHKVMPIPRRRLDNEVLNSGHWLPTWSIAETFQVTHSYNTHEFIVDIAKRSCSCNFWELVGIPCRHAVAALSYRKQNPDEFVDACYTREKFALCYGFSVSPINGQDMWPEVEMEPPLPPAYKNGPGRPKKIRIRESGEDGARKRRSGVAYKCTKCDNFGHNAMTCKATTQDPNALKRKRKPKKGHVPTANSMPAPTATDMPTASDMPAPTASDMPAPTATDMPVPTATDMPVPTATDMTVPTNVPVPTDPQPPTDMPVPTAMSQTGSSVAASITKQSRKRVEKNLSSKEGKLVVLDMLLMCTSAGLVLCNHSHNFNPPSEYFKYNCPSFDIYYDRKQHSNVTKEKARSFSSSCSLLQFPSKDLTDTENILSFVSGQMVVKIVLSADCEECCNHKGGQCRPM